In Nocardioides sp. JS614, the sequence CGGCATCTTCATGGCCGGAGGGACCTTCTCCGCGCCCGCGGGGGCGCCCGTCAACGGGGCCGCGCCCGCCGCCGACGGCGAGGGCGTGCGCGCCCCCCTGGCCGGCACCGTCGCCCGGATCCCGGTCGAGGAGGGCCAGGAGATCGAGGCCGGCGCCGTGCTGGTGGTGCTCGAGGCGATGAAGATGGAGACCGAGATCACCGCCCCGGCGGCCGGCACCGTCGGCAG encodes:
- a CDS encoding biotin/lipoyl-containing protein translates to MQLKVTVNGQVYEVEVEVEEEQPPTLGIFMAGGTFSAPAGAPVNGAAPAADGEGVRAPLAGTVARIPVEEGQEIEAGAVLVVLEAMKMETEITAPAAGTVGSILVKPGDAVTGGQLLVELA